A single Alosa sapidissima isolate fAloSap1 chromosome 17, fAloSap1.pri, whole genome shotgun sequence DNA region contains:
- the LOC121688686 gene encoding uncharacterized protein LOC121688686 encodes MTHMIRSQEKADLSRAADFFKQVSVEITMLKQKYAELEQFLKTEDHIHFLENAVKICPCPGSESLPKVSINTNSLYEKTEKFVLSLKQRVEQILQVDFDKMSSTVKQDRIIESEEPLIRQDFLKYTTQITLDINTAYNHLSLSDGNRPGVMRLFLILIFPRDSTSIIRCWVKSVCLDPHTGKWSGLERMGSMWPSHMWVLKGSGALGILFWGTMTCPGA; translated from the exons ATGACACATATGATCCGATCTCAGGAGAAGGCTGACTTGAGTCGAGCAGCTGACTTTTTCAAGCAAGTCAGTGTTGAGATCACCATGCTGAAGCAGAAATATGCAGAACTGGAACAGTTCTTAAAGACCGAGGATCACATTCATTTTCTTGAG AATGCAGTGAAAATCTGTCCATGCCCTGGATCTGAGAGTTTGCCCAAAGTTTCCATCAATACCAACTCCCTTTATGAGAAAACTGAGAAGTTTGTTCTGAGTCTGAAGCAGAGAGTTGAGCAAATTCTTCAGGTGGATTTTGACAAAATGTCATCTACAG TCAAGCAGGACCGCATAATTGAGTCGGAGGAACCTCTGATCAGACAGGATTTCCTGAAGT ataCCACTCAAATAACACTGGATATTAACACAGCATATAACCACCTCAGCCTTTCGGATGGGAACAGACCTGGAGTGATGAGGCTCTTCCTTATCCTGATCTTCCCCAGAGATTCAACTTCTATAATCAGGTGCTGGGTAAAGAGTGTCTGTCTGGACCCTCATACTGGGAAGTGGAGTGGGCTGGAAAGAATGGGGTCTATGTGGCCGTCACATATGTGGGTATTAAAAGGCAGTGGTGCACTGGGGATATTATTTTGGGGCACAATGACTTGTCCTGGAGCTTAG